The Candidatus Binatia bacterium genomic interval TGGTTGCACCGCCCGCGGCTCCATGCGGCGCGCAAGGTCGTTATCGAGAGTGGTGACGGACGCCAGCACCCGCGCCGCTCCATGCGCGGCCAGATCGCCAAGCAGATCGGCGTCACGGGCGACCAGGGCGCTCTTGGTGACGATCGACACCGGGTTGCGAAACTCCCTGAACACTTCCAGACAGCGGCGGGTCAGTTGGAGGCGACGCTCCACCGGTTGATAGCAGTCGGTGTTGCCCGACAGCGCGACCGTTTGCGGCTGCCAGCGTGGTGACATGAACGTCCGCCGCAGCAGCTCCGGCGCGTTGGCTTTGACCATGATGCGGCGTTCGAAATCGAGCCCGGCGCTGAAGCTCAGGTACTCGTGCGTCGGTCGGGCGTAGCAGTAGATGCAGCCGTGCTCGCAGCCGCGGTACGGATTCAGGCTGAATCGGAAGTTGATGTCGGGGCTGTCGTTCTCCGCCAGCGCGCTGCGGCTGGTGTCACGATAAAAGACGGTTGGAGGCGGTGCGTTCGCCTCGGATGAATCGGCGTGCGCTTGTTCGTCGCTCTCGACGTGAATCTTCTCGTAACGGTTCGGTGGATTCCGATCGGTCCCCCGTCCCGCCGAACGCCGTGCAGGCTGCATCTTTCCACTTTCGCCTTCTCTTCTCTCATGGAGCTAGCGCAATTGCAATACGCCTCCTTCCGCGTCTAATAGCACAAGATACCGTGCACTACTTCGGCAAAATCCTGGAAAGGGTTCCGAGAAGTGAGAGGAGGTTATTTCCCCGGAGGGGGACCTTAGCCGAGCGGCAGGTCGTAGATGCGCCAGGTCCTATAGATCCGTCCGCCCATCATTTGCAGCGCGGCGTTCATCGGCCCGTTGTCTTCGAGGATCCAGCTCATCTCGCCGGCCACGTAGCCCTTCTTGAGGCCGGTCTTCCATACCTGCTCGTAGAGCAGCGCCCCGATGCCCACCGGATGATGCTCGGGCAGCACACCGAGCGTGAAGATGCGCAAGAAGTTCAGCTTGCGTTTCGCGCGCAGGAACTTGAGCCAGCCGAACGGAAATAAGCGGCCGTTGAGCGGCTTGATGGCGCGGTTGATGTCCGGCATGCAGATGGTGAAGCCGACGGTCTGCCCGTCGAGGTCGGCGAACAAACACAGATCCGGATCCACAATCAACTTCAGACCGCGAGCGATCTCCTGGATCTCTTCTTCGCTCACCGGCACAAACCCCCAGTTGTGGCTCCAGGCGCGGTTGTAAATGTCGCGGACAAGGAGGGCTTCCGTCTTGAAGTCGCGCAAGTTCATCCGCCTGATGGACACGGACGCACGCTGCTGCACCCGTTCCGCCGCTTGCTTCATACCAGCGGGGAGCGGACCAGCGTCGAGCCAGTAGGCATAGAGGTCTTTGGCTTTGACGAAGCCGTAGCGCTCCACGAGCTCCTGATAATACGGTGGATTGTACGTCGTCAGCACCACGGGATCGTACTCAAAGCTGTCGATCAGCAGGCCGACCTCCTGGTTCGTCGAGAAGTTGAACGGGCCGCGCAGGACACGCATTCCCCGCTGGCGCACCCACTCGCGCGCCGCATCCAGCAACCCTGCCGCCGCCTCGGAGTCTTGCAACACTTCGAAGAAGCCGAACACACCAACCGGCTCTTTCTGAAACTGAACGTAATTGTGATCAATGGCCACCCCGATGGTGCCGCAGAGTTGACCATGGCGGTGCGCCATGAAGTAGGCCGCCTCCGCATGCTTGAAGAAGGGGTTGTGCCGCGGGTTGAAGAAACGTTTGCGCTCGAGCAGCAACGGCGGCACCCAGTGGGGATTTCCCTCGTAGACCTGCCACGGAAACCCGATGAACTGCCGCATCTCGCGCGCGCTCCGCACCGCCGTGACCGCCACTTCCTGACCCATGCACCTGATACCTCCCCTCCTACCGCATGCCCTACCTACCAGTTTTGCCCTTTTCAGCAATGCAGGGCCTTTGGCCACGGCCGTCGCCGGCGAGCCTCGTCCCGCAAGCCTCGTCCCGCACCTTGACGGCACGTGCAAGCGGCCGGTATCTACAGCCCAAAGCGAGCGAAACGAGTTATGGTGCGAACCGTCGAGTGGCGTAACGGAACCGTGGTGATGATCGATCAGCGCCTGCTGCCGGGGCAGGAGGTGTATCGCGTCTGCCGCGATTATCGGGAAGTGGCGCGCGCGATCAAAGACATGGTCATCCGTGGCGCGCCGGCCATCGGGGTAGCCGCGGCCTTCGGCATCGCCCTCGGCATGCGCCAGGCACGACGCGATGCGCCCGCTGCCTTCGAGCGCATCTGTCAGACGTTCGCCGCAACGCGGCCGACGGCCGTCAACTTGTTCTGGGCCATCGAGCGGATGCGCCGCACCTTCGCCGGCGTGCGCACGCACAGCCTCGATGACATCCGCGATGCCCTGCGGCGCGAAGCCCAGGCGATACACGACGAGGACATCGCGGCGAACCGCGCCCTCGGCCAATACGGGGCCGCATTGGTGCCGCGCGGGGCGCAGGTGTTGACACATTGTAACGCCGGCGCACTGGCCACCGCGGGCTACGGCACCGCCCTCGGCATCGTGCGCGCGGCCCACGAGGCCGGGAAGCGCATCACGGTCATGGCCACGGAAACCCGCCCCTTCCTCCAGGGCGCGCGGCTCACCGCCTGGGAGCTGAAGGCGGAGCGCATCCCGGTCACCCTCATCACCGACAGCATGGCCGGCCACTTCATGCGCGGCGGCAAGATCTCGTGCGTCATCGTCGGAGCCGACCGCGTGGCGGCGAACGGCGACGTCGCCAACAAGATCGGCACCTATACCCTGGCGGCGTTGGCACACCGGCACCGCATCCCGTTTTACGTCGCCGCGCCCACATCAACTCTCGATCTCGATTGTCCGGACGGCGACCACATCCCGATTGAGGACCGCGATCCGGCCGAAGTAACCCACATCGGGAATCGTCAGATCGCACCGACCGGAATCGCCGTCGCCAATCCCGCCTTCGATGTCACGCCGCACCAACTGGTCACCGCTATCGTCACCGAGCGTGGCGTGGCCCGCGCCCCCTACAAGACGAGCTTGCGCCGGCTCGCGCTCGGACAGCGGCGCCAAGCGCATCGCCGCAAAGCTTCGGAGCGAACCTAGCCGGCTCAGATCGCTTGAACCAAGGCGCGATGAGGCGCGTTCGGCAGCTCGCAGGCCGCTCCACGCCGCGGCGCACTTGATTGCCGCAAGCGCTCGATGCGGCGTGCCGCCGCGGTGACGACCTCCAAAGGCAACGAACCGTCGGCAACGGCTCGCGTGACTGCCTCGATGGCGCGCTCGGCCTTGAGCAGATCCTGACAGACGAGTAACGCATCGGCGCCGGCCCTCAAGGTCGCCAGGGCCGCAGCACCAATCTGCTGG includes:
- a CDS encoding PA0069 family radical SAM protein; this encodes MQPARRSAGRGTDRNPPNRYEKIHVESDEQAHADSSEANAPPPTVFYRDTSRSALAENDSPDINFRFSLNPYRGCEHGCIYCYARPTHEYLSFSAGLDFERRIMVKANAPELLRRTFMSPRWQPQTVALSGNTDCYQPVERRLQLTRRCLEVFREFRNPVSIVTKSALVARDADLLGDLAAHGAARVLASVTTLDNDLARRMEPRAVQPQLRLEAVRALSAAGIPTGILVAPVIPGLNDEEIPRIVAAAAAAGAQSASWQLLRLPPPVDALFAEWLAEHFPDRRERVLGRIRECRAGRLSDTRFGRRLRGEGVYAGQIQALFEVAARRHGLDRPLPPLNASAFRRPLRSGEQLSLC
- the mtnA gene encoding S-methyl-5-thioribose-1-phosphate isomerase; its protein translation is MVRTVEWRNGTVVMIDQRLLPGQEVYRVCRDYREVARAIKDMVIRGAPAIGVAAAFGIALGMRQARRDAPAAFERICQTFAATRPTAVNLFWAIERMRRTFAGVRTHSLDDIRDALRREAQAIHDEDIAANRALGQYGAALVPRGAQVLTHCNAGALATAGYGTALGIVRAAHEAGKRITVMATETRPFLQGARLTAWELKAERIPVTLITDSMAGHFMRGGKISCVIVGADRVAANGDVANKIGTYTLAALAHRHRIPFYVAAPTSTLDLDCPDGDHIPIEDRDPAEVTHIGNRQIAPTGIAVANPAFDVTPHQLVTAIVTERGVARAPYKTSLRRLALGQRRQAHRRKASERT